The sequence TCGGCTCCCTCGTCTGCGTCCCGGCTCGTTTCCCCGAACCGAAACGACGATTCGAGTTCCTCCCGAGACGATTCCGCTGTGTCGTTCGGTTCATCCCCGTCAGCATCCTGTGGGGGATCGGTCGGCCACTTGGTCCCGCCCTGGGTGCTGTCCGCCGATTCCGTGTCTTCTTGTAACGGGTCTGCCGGTCGGTCGGTCGGCGGGCCGTCGTCCGTCTCGGGCCGCTGTTCGTTCGCAGCGATATCGGGGCGCCCGTCGCGACCGCCGATCGACGTCTCAGACTCGTCGCGGACGGTATCGTCTGTATTGTCGGTATCGTCGATATCGTGAGTCTCCTCGGTCTCGCCGGTCGCGTCCGCATCGATCGTGTCGTCGACCGATTCGGGCTCCGTCGAGGAGGACGCCGTCGACTCGGGCTCCGTCGAGGGGGACGCTGCCGATTGGGACGTCGAGTCACCATCCCCGGTCTCGACCGTGGCGTCCGGTTCCGTCTCGGCAGGGTCGCTTTCGGCCTCGGATTCTCCCCCAGTCTCGTCAACAGCCGTCTCGGTGGCTGGTTCGTCCGAAATCTCCTCGGCGTCACTCGAATCGTCGAGGATGATCGCGCCGTCGTCCTGCTCGGTCTCGTCTTCCACGGCTTCGGCCGCCTCGATCAGCGACTCCGCCTCGTCGGTCTCGGCGGGCGGTTCGTCGTCCGTCGCGTCGGCCGTGGCGGTTCCGTGGTCTGGTCCAGCAGTCCTATTTCCGGCCGTTTCGGTCTTATCGTCGGCCGTAGCGTTTCCATCGTCGGCCGCAGCGTTCCCATCCTCGTCCGTAGCGGTTCTGTCCTCGGCCGCAGCGGTTCCGTCGTTGGCACCGTCATCCGGGCGACGGCGACGAACCTCCGTGTTCTCGGTGACGACGGATTCGGCGCCACACCGACGGCACTCCCGCAGTTCGCGTTCGATCACGACGATCTCCTCGCCCCGTTCTTCCCGCTCGCGTTCGACCACGACGTCCCCGAAATCGTGTCCCAGCAGAGAGCACCTCAGACCCATTCACACGGGATTTTCAGGTGCACCCGCAAAAGACTACCGCTCGGGGGTACCGATAAAACCCCTCGCGTCCATACGACACCGTATGAGTATTCGCCGGGAGTTACGCCAGCGCGACGACGTCGAGGTCACGATACTCGACGCGCTGGCCGACCGGCGCGAGGAGGGAATGACGGTCTTCGAGTTGCGCTCGCACGTCGACGTTGACATCGACGAATTGGAACGGGGGCTCGCGAACCTGAAATCGGACGGCCTCGTCGACGCCGAGTCGAACGGTCACCGGACGGTCATCCTCGTGGACGACCGGGCGATCCCGGACGAACCGGTGACGGAGGACGCATCGATCCTCGATGCGATTCTCGAGCGACTCGGACTGTGATCAGCGAAACAGGGCCCTGAGTTGCTCGAGGGAGAACAGCGAGGATGGCTCGTCCATGTGGACGGCGATCTCGCCCTCGAACAGTGCGAGGCCGGCCCGCTGGATCGGGCGCGGGGCCGAGTAACCGCGGCGGACGAGCCCACCGAGTGCGATCTCCCGCCCGAGGTCGTCCCGCCAGGCGCGCTCGTAGTCCGCCAACGACCCTGGATCGTCGGGGTCGACCGTCTGGGCCGCGGCGTCGGCCGCGCGGAGCCCGTAGAGGATGCCGCCGCCCGTGAAGGGTTTGGTCTGCCCAGCGGCGTCGCCCAGGAGAAACGCCCGCTCGCCTGTCACCCGGTCGGGCGGGCCGATCGGAATCAGGCCGGCGTACCGCTCGGCGATGTCGGCGCCGTAGTCCGCCACGAACGATTCGAACGCGGACCGCACTTCGACGCTCCGAGGTGCGGCGAGTCCGTACTCGACGCCTGCCTCGCCCCGTGGGATGCGCCAGGCGAAGAAGGTGGGCACCGTGAGGT is a genomic window of Halanaeroarchaeum sulfurireducens containing:
- a CDS encoding DUF7093 family protein, with translation MGLRCSLLGHDFGDVVVEREREERGEEIVVIERELRECRRCGAESVVTENTEVRRRRPDDGANDGTAAAEDRTATDEDGNAAADDGNATADDKTETAGNRTAGPDHGTATADATDDEPPAETDEAESLIEAAEAVEDETEQDDGAIILDDSSDAEEISDEPATETAVDETGGESEAESDPAETEPDATVETGDGDSTSQSAASPSTEPESTASSSTEPESVDDTIDADATGETEETHDIDDTDNTDDTVRDESETSIGGRDGRPDIAANEQRPETDDGPPTDRPADPLQEDTESADSTQGGTKWPTDPPQDADGDEPNDTAESSREELESSFRFGETSRDADEGAEGSADPSSGIASAGPIDMTGPSDGTLDGVLHCPACGFSVPIARTSNRAGDICPECHAGYLAEER
- a CDS encoding DUF6432 family protein, translating into MSIRRELRQRDDVEVTILDALADRREEGMTVFELRSHVDVDIDELERGLANLKSDGLVDAESNGHRTVILVDDRAIPDEPVTEDASILDAILERLGL